The Xenopus tropicalis strain Nigerian chromosome 7, UCB_Xtro_10.0, whole genome shotgun sequence genome includes a region encoding these proteins:
- the znf365 gene encoding protein ZNF365, which translates to MQQKSFEGSKPAWPDSVRNGNIYKPFRCPQCGENARFRSLSSLRAHLDFMHSYEERYFCGKSGIFCALNDNDLKASIGPLQETQIYATDNDLKPKSSSLSFHDLTNECRKISVPMEVSERPSPLPKNPYPPDSPGLHNSLSEFPANRTKLEQREKDMLDQIVETVDKTIEKRIEKLNKELCQKTSELLEVRAAFLQLSQKKQEVQRRERALSRQVDVAVELIAVLRQRLTESEQELQRKEEQVVSINHFLEAAAEKEFYGKRRLQHFIENLLQRVELAEKQLEYYQSRQIKNSQASVGDAIVGPVPANKKSKCQNRGSHHPVNVVPDAKAPSAQKGRSYINRVGIQPMKLLHESSDYPRDLWKPQKKGDPLVSARKLHSKSKLGKKSGPCSSVYKQY; encoded by the exons ATGCAACAGAAATCCTTTGAAGGAAGTAAACCTGCATGGCCAGACTCTGTGAGAAATGGCAACATATACAAGCCTTTCCGCTGCCCACAGTGTGGAGAAAATGCCCGTTTCAGAAGCTTGTCTTCCTTGAGGGCGCATCTAGACTTCATGCACAGCTATGAGGAAAGGTATTTTTGTGGGAAATCGGGCATTTTTTGTGCCCTAAATGATAACGACCTTAAAGCGTCCATAGGACCTCTGCAGGAGACGCAGATATATGCTACAGATAACGACTTAAAACCAAAAAGTAGCTCCCTGTCTTTTCATGACCTGACAAACGAGTGCCGAAAGATAAGCGTTCCCATGGAAGTGTCTGAAAGGCCTTCACCTCTCCCCAAAAACCCTTATCCACCTGACTCCCCAGGCCTTCATAATTCTCTCTCGGAGTTTCCTGCAAACAGGACTAAGCTGGAGCAGCGAGAGAAGGATATGCTCGACCAAATCGTAGAAACTGTGGATAAGACCATCGAGAAAAGAATTGAGAAACTTAACAAAGAACTTTGCCAAAAAACTTCAGAGCTGCTGGAAGTTCGGGCAGCTTTTCTGCAGCTCTCTCAGAAGAAACAGGAGGTCCAGCGGCGAGAGCGGGCACTCAGCCGGCAGGTTGACGTTGCGGTTGAGTTGATTGCAGTGCTCAGGCAGCGGCTGACTGAATCTGAGCAGGAACTTCAGAGGAAGGAGGA GCAAGTTGTTTCAATCAACCACTTTCTGGAGGCGGCAGCTGAAAAGGAGTTTTACGGTAAAAGGCGGCTACAGCATTTCATCGAGAATCTCCTACAGCGAGTGGAACTTGCCGAAAAACAGCTGGAATATTATCAGAGTCGTCAGATCAAGAACAGCCAAGCAAGCGTTGGTGATGCAATA GTTGGGCCAGTTCCAGCTAACAAGAAAAGCAAGTGCCA AAACCGTGGCAGTCACCACCCCGTAAATGTTGTTCCTGATGCCAAAGCTCCATCTGCACAGAAAGGTCGATCCTATATAAATCGAGTGGGGATCCAACCCATGAAATTGCTACACGAGTCTTCCGACTATCCGAGGGACCTCTGGAAGCCACAGAAGAAAGGTGATCCTTTGGTGTCCGCCAGAAAACTTCACAGCAAGTCCAAACTGGGGAAGAAATCGGGCCCGTGCAgtagtgtttacaagcaatattAA